The genomic region ACCTTTACGGAAAACAAGGCTCAGGTAGAAAAGGGTAAAACCGTTGTCTTTACCGCTGTTCCTGCTGATGGGTACCGCGTAAAGAAATGGACGGGAACGGATAATCCTGCAAGTACCGATAAAACGGCGGTGCTTACGGTAAAAGAAAACGCGACTGTTTCTGTGGAGTTTGAAAGTACCGCTGTTCCGGTGCAGAAGTTTAATGTTACCTTTACTCAGCCCAAGCTGGGGAGTTTAAAGGCGCAGCTCGACGGCACTCCCTTTACCGGAGGCGAGGTTGAAAAGGGTAAGGTTATTGTGTTTACCGCTGATATTCCCGGCTGCTGCCGTATTAAGCAGTGGAACGGCACCGACACACCAGCTCATACAAATCCTCTTGCGACGCTGACGGTCTCTGCTCCCGTAACGGTTTCCGTTGACCTTGAATATAACAGTATCGTTGATTCTTCATTGCTGACAATTAACAATGGCGTATTAGAAAAATGCGATCCTGCGGCAGAAGGCGTAGTGGAAATTCCTGCCGGTGTTACGGCTATTAAGGATGAGGCATTTAAAAGTTGTCCATATATTACCGGTGTGCTTATCCCAAATTCCGTTACCGAAATTGGCAAAGAAGCATTTTATGAATGCGAAAGGCTTACGGCAATCAGCATACCTGAGGGTGTTACATCTATCGGCAAGTCAGCATTTTATAACTGCAAAAGACTGACGGCTGTAGATATACCGAACAGTGTTACAACTATCGGTGAGGTAGCGTTTGTGTACTGTTCACAATTGCGAAGCATAACCTTACCGAAAGATTTAACGGTAATAAGCCGTAGAATGTTCTACCAATGCAATGATCTTGAAACTATTCAATTGCCGGAAAGCATTACAGATATTGGTGCTGGGGCTTTTGATTATTGTACAAATCTGGAGGCAATAACACTTCCAAAAAGGATAACCGAGATAAAAGGCGATACTTTTTCAAATTGTAGAAGTCTTCGTACTTTCAATTGGGGGGAAGCACAGGTACGGACAATAGGTTCTTCGGCGTTTGAAAACTGCGGTCTCAATGATATTGTACTGCCTAAGACAGTTACAGCTATTAATAAAAGAGCTTTTGCAAATAGCCACATAGAAAGCATTAAAATAACGAGTGAAAATATTGAAATGGGAGAGCTTATTGTCTACAATTGCGAGCGGTTAAAGAATTTCGTAATTTTATCACAAAGCTGCACTTTCAATTTTTCAAGCGATGACTCTCACAACCGGTATTATAAGCTCTTTTCTTTTGAAGAGCTAATACGATACGGAAAGCCTTACGGAGATCCTCCACGCTTTAATACTAGATGGGCGCTGCGGGGGATCGTTCCATCCGGTTTAAAAGTCACCGTAAAATTAGAAACCGTGAAGAATACGTTAGTCTCTCCAGGTGGTATTCCTGCAACTCAAATCACGGTTGATCCGGCTTTGAAGTAACTGAAGATTTTTCAGGCGGTGCTATACCGTCTGAAAAAGCAAGTCCCCGCTTAACGGAGGAATGGATAGCTGGGACTTGTCCCGAAAGGGGGC from Treponema vincentii harbors:
- a CDS encoding leucine-rich repeat protein; translated protein: MRTQKKKGTQMKRVAVLSLLFVFVYAGCKQVISKPMVQTENVELTLTQSTANGSVSATVDGNPLTFTENKAQVEKGKTVVFTAVPADGYRVKKWTGTDNPASTDKTAVLTVKENATVSVEFESTAVPVQKFNVTFTQPKLGSLKAQLDGTPFTGGEVEKGKVIVFTADIPGCCRIKQWNGTDTPAHTNPLATLTVSAPVTVSVDLEYNSIVDSSLLTINNGVLEKCDPAAEGVVEIPAGVTAIKDEAFKSCPYITGVLIPNSVTEIGKEAFYECERLTAISIPEGVTSIGKSAFYNCKRLTAVDIPNSVTTIGEVAFVYCSQLRSITLPKDLTVISRRMFYQCNDLETIQLPESITDIGAGAFDYCTNLEAITLPKRITEIKGDTFSNCRSLRTFNWGEAQVRTIGSSAFENCGLNDIVLPKTVTAINKRAFANSHIESIKITSENIEMGELIVYNCERLKNFVILSQSCTFNFSSDDSHNRYYKLFSFEELIRYGKPYGDPPRFNTRWALRGIVPSGLKVTVKLETVKNTLVSPGGIPATQITVDPALK